The sequence TCGCTCCGGCAGGCCATTAATGGAAAGGACGATACTCATTGCCAATACCTCTAATATGCCTGTGGCAGCTCGTGAAGTCTCCATTTATACAGGGATTACCATAGCCGAATATTACAGGGATATGGGTTTGAATGTGGCTGTTTTTGCCGATTCAACAAGTAGATGGGCTGAGGCATTAAGAGAACTTGCAGCAAGATTGGAAGAGATGCCTGCTGAAGAGGGATTTCCTGCATCGCTTCCCACAAGGCTTGCACAGTTTTATGAACGAGGGGGCGCTGTTACAACCCTTGCAGGGAATCAGGCATCTGTAAGTATTGTGGGGGCCGTAAGTCCTCCAGGTGGTGATTTTTCTGAGCCTGTCACCCAGCACACAAGAAGGTTTATTAGGTGTTTCTGGGCACTGGATACAGAGTTGGCAAATGCCCGCCACTATCCGTCCATACACTGGTTACACTCTTATTCAGAATACGTAGAGGATGTAAGCCCATGGTGGCAGAATCAATCGCCAGATTGGATAGATTTGAGGAATGAGGCAATGACGCTTCTGCAGAGAGAAGAGCGTCTCCAGCAGATAGTAAAGCTTGTAGGTCCTGATGTCCTACCTGATAGCCAAAAACTTATACTTTTTGTTGCTGAGATGATAAAGGATGGATTTTTAGCCCAGAGCGCCTTTGATGAAAATGATATGTATTGCACCCCAGAAAAACAGATAATGCTATTACGTCTCATCCTTAATTTCTATAAAAAAGGGAGAGATTTGATTCAGGCTGGGGTGCCATTGACAAGAATAAGGCAATTAGGATGTGTTGCGCAGATTATAAGGGCTAAGATTGCTTACAGTAATAAAGAACTTGGCAAGGTTCTGGAATTAGAAAAATCGGCTATGGAGGAGATGGATGAGTTGGGAAAAGAATTCAATATAGGTGAGGGACAGATTATATGCAGACCAGCATAGAATTTGAAGATAAGGGTTTACAGTATATAGGTGCTACGAGGATTGAAGGACCACTTGTAGTAGTGGAAAGGGTTAGGGATGTAGGCTATGACGAGATAGTAGAGATAATTGATTCAGCAGGCAGACCACGTTTTGGCCGTGTCCTGGACATATCTGATAAGCAGGCAGTAGTTCAGGTTTTAGAGGGAACAACAGGCCTGTCTAACAGGAATCTGAGAGCCCGTTTCCTTGGAGAAAGTTTTCGGCTACCTGTTTCGAGACAGATGCTTGGTCGTGTCTTTGATGGATTGGGTAGACCTGCTGATGGTGGCCCACCTCCTCTTTCTGCTGAGCTCAGAGATGTAAATGGAATGCCCATAAATCCTTATGCAAGGCGATATCCCAGAGAGTTTATCCAGACAGGGTTGTCTGCCATTGATGGGATGAATGCCCTGGTGAGAGGTCAGAAACTACCTATTTTTTCAGGGAATGGCCTACCCCATGACAGGCTTTCTGCTCAGATTATGAGACAGGCAAGGCTTCTTGAAGAAGAGGTAGAATTTTCCATGGTCTTCGCTGCTATGGGTGTAAAACACGATGTGGCAGAATTTTTTATAAGGAATTTTAGGGAGTCTGGAGCCCTTGCAAGGGCAGTGATGTTTTTCTCTCTTGCTGATGCCCCAAGCGTTGAGAGGCTTCTAACTCCCAGGGTTGCCTTGACCTTAGCTGAACACCTTGCCTTTGACTGTGGTCAGCACGTCCTTGTCCTTCTTACAGATATGACAAACTACTGTGAAAGCCTTCGTGAGGTAGGAACAGCAAGAGGTGAGATACCAGGACGTAAAGGATATCCAGGTTATCTTTACTCAGACCTTGCAAGTATCTATGAGAGGGCAGGACGTATCGAGGGTTCTCCAGGCTCAATCACTCAGATGGCTATACTTACTATGCCAGCAGATGATATAAGCCATCCTGTCCCTGACCTTACAGGTTATATTACAGAGGGCCAGATTGTTCTGGACAGGGATCTGTTCCAGAGAGGTGTTTATCCACCCATAGCAGGGCTTCCAAGCCTTTCCAGACTAATGAAGGATGGGGTTGGAAAGGGCTACACAAGGGAGGACCATCCTATACTGGCGAGCCAGCTATTTGCCTGTTATGCCTATGTAAAAAGGGTAAGAGGGCTCGCCGATGTCATAGGAGAGGAAGAATTGAGTGCCCTTGATAAACAGTATTTGAAGTTTGGTGAGGCATTTGAGATGCGTTTTTTAAGGCAAGGGGAATATGAAAACAGATCCATTGAGACCACCCTTGAGCTTGGATGGGATGTATTATCAACGCTACCCAGGGATGAGTTGCATCGTGTGAGCGACGCCCTTCTTGACAGGTTTTACAGGGAAAATAAGGATGCCAATATCTGTGAGGTAAGCGCTTAGAGGATAAAAAAACAAAGAGAAGATAAATATGGCAAAATTAAACATTGCCCCTACTAAGTCCAATCTTCTTACACTCCAGAGACAACTTGAGTTTGCTGAAGAAGGCTATGACCTCCTTGAACAGAAAAGACAGATACTTATATTTGAGCTAATGAGTAGGCTGGAGCGTGCCCGCGAGACAGAGCAGAGAGTAGTTGAATTACTAAAAAAGGCCTTTACAGCATTGCAGAACGCCTCTATGGATATTGGATCAGAGGCATTAGAAAAGGCATCCATGGCTGTAAAAATGGAACATGAGATTGAGATAACAGATCAGCACCTTATGGGCATGAGGATACCGAGAATCAAGGCAAAAACCGAGTTGCCTGGAGTCCATTTTGGTATAACAGGCACCTCCGCCAGTGCAGACATGGCTATGGAGGGGTTTGTAAATGTGCTTCCTGTTATCGCTGAGCTTGCAGAACTCTCCAATGCAGTCATAAGATTGGCACAGGAATTAAGAAAGACCCAGAGGAGATGTAATGCCCTCTCAAAGATATTTATGCCCAGCTATAAAGAGACCATCAATTATATAATCGGAACATTGGAAGAAAGGGAGAGAGAGTCTTTTGTTATCATGAAGATGGTAAGAGATCGCCTTGAGCAGTCAATGTCAGACAATGATTAATACGAAAAGATTTTGCAATCTTTATATATTAAATGAATCATAAGCCCAGTCTTTTGTTATTAAATGTTTTAAAGGTGATGACAATAGTTTATTTGTATGCTATATAAAAAGGTAAGATAGACTACATAATCGTAAGGAGGAATAAATGGAAGCACAAGAGATTACCAACACTTACTGCCGCATCTTTGATGAAGTGGTGCCAATCTTAACAACCATTTACAAGGGTTTTGTAAGTCAGAAGATCGAACTCCTAAAGGATAGCAGGACAAAGTTAAGAGACATTTGGAAGAAACATCTTCCTGCTGTCGAGGAGATTATTGGTGATAGAGAGAAAACTGAGGCAGAGAAACGTTTTGTTGCTGCATTACCACACCTACAGCGCGTTGCCCTTGCCATAGACAATCTTATTGACAGGATGGAGACAAAGATACAGGCAGATGTTTTGTTTTCCCCAAAAGCCATTGAAGAGATAAAAAATCTCATGCTTGCAGTGGGGTTAGAATTCACAGATGTTAAAAATTATTGTATGAGTGGAAATCCGGAGGCTAAGGAAAAGATAAAGGCAGATTTTGAAAAGGTATGGAAGCTCATCTCTGAATATGAGATAACCCATCAGAACCGTTTGATAATAGGCGTCTGTATGCCTAAGGCATCTTATCTATATATTGATATAACAGATTCATTGAAGAAAATAGGGAAAGAGCTTGTTGATTTTGCTGAAGCAGCATAGTAAAGAGGGTTATCCCAGATAACCCTCTAAAAAAAGATTTAAAAAGTCTCCGGCAAATCTTTAGGCAAATTTTTGAGATAAATAATTTCATTATAAGGGCATTTATGATGTGCCCAGAGTAAGAGGTCTTTTTAAAAGTCTCAAAAAATATACCTTATTACTATAAAACCGCCTATCAACAGGACGGTAAAGACAATACATAAAATATTAAAATATCTGTCTATAAAACCCTTGATGGGTTTTCCAAAGGCGTATATTAGACCTGCCACAATAAAGAAACGAAGGCTCCTCGATACAACAGATGCGATTATAAAAACAGGAAAGGATATCTTGAAAGCCCCTGCGCTGATTGTAAAGACCTTATAAGGTATAGGGGTAAAACCTGCTATACCTACTGCCCATGCATCGTATTTCATATATAATTGCTGGACATATGTATATTGTTCATTAAAACCATAAAAGGCAAGGATCTTCATCCCTATGGTATCCATAAATGTTATACCTATTAGATATCCAAAGGCACCGCCTAAAACAGAGCCTATAGAGCATATAAGTGCATAATAAAAAGACCTTGTAGGTATAGATAGACAAAGGGCAATAAGCAGGACATCAGGAGGCACAGGAAAGAAGGATGACTCGGTAAAGGCAAGGAGAAAGAGTGCAGGGGTTCCATAAGGCGTGTCTGCCCAGTGGAGCACCCAATCATAAAGCCTTTTTATTATATTTTGTTTTGTTGCTAAAGCTTGTTCCAATTATCAACCTCCCTTTTCATTCATATAGCATGACGAGTTTATAGACCAAAACACCTGAAATATCAAGCCTTAAAATGAGGTTATCTATGATTTTAACGATCAGTCATCTTGTTTTGTGTTTTTTTTATGACCTTTATTTTACAGGGCATATTTTTATGAACAAGAGTTTTCTTCAGGTTGCAGTATATGGCTATAAAGGTCCTGCAGCTACCTGAGCCATCTAATCCCTGCTCCTTGGGCACCTCGGCATGTTCGCACAGGAGATCACAGAAATTTAAAAGTATATCACTCATTTATTAGCCTCTTTGCTGCTTCATAGGATTTTTTCAATATATCGGGGTTTTTCAATATCTCACCTTTTTTATCTATACCTGTAAAACCCAGGGCTTCATGGACAGGGATGCTTATTGACCTCAAGAATGCTGTTGCCTGTGCTTCTCCACATTTTATGCCCGTATCCTTTTTCATACCACCAACAAGCAGCACGAGACCTCTTCTTCCGTATATACCCTGGGGTATCTCTCTTTTTAGGAGGTATTTTTCACACCATAGAGCCTGACATCTATCAATCATGACCTTTGATTGAGCAGATAGCCCTGAAAAAAATATGGGGGAGGCAAGAATAATCCTGTGCGCCTCCCTTATGGCTTCGTATATTTCATCCATATCGTCTTTAATAATACAAGTCCCTGTATTATCACATCCTCCACAATCCTGACAAGGTTTTATAACCATATTATTTAGCCTGAAGACCTTTAGATTATGTTTTTTTTGGTCTATGGCTTTTAATGCCTCGTTTAATAACAGTTCTGTGTTACCATTTATTCTTGGACTTCCATTGAATACAACAATTTTCATATATGCTTGAGGTAAACTCAATATATCCCTTATCAATCTACTTTATAAAAGGCAACCTTTTTTGCTCCGCACACAGGACAAATCTCAGGGGCATCTTTTTCAGCAGTGTAACCGCAAACCTTGCATATATAATAATCAAATTCTTCGTTCTTTCCCAGGTTTTCAAGTGCCTTTTTATAGAGGTTTGCATGGACCTTCTCTACTTCATTGGCAATATGAAAACTCCTTTCTGCGCTTTTATTTCCTTCTTCTTGGGCTGTCTTTATCATTGCAGGATACATGCTCTGAAATTCATAAGATTCACCGTTTATTGCCTCTTCCAGGTTTTCTTTTGTGGATTTTATACCTTTAAGCTCCCTTAGGTGATTGTGAGCATGGACTGTTTCTGCCTCTGCCGCAGCCCTAAAGAGTTTTGCCACCTGTTTGTATCCCTCTTCCTCTGCCTTTTTTGCAAATGCAAGATATTTTCTATTTGCCTGTGATTCCCCTGCAAATGCAGCCTTAAGGTTTTCCTCTGTTTTTGCCATAATAAATTCCTCCTTTCATCTATTATTTTCGCCATGATATTCTTTTACCTTCTTAGCAAACTCTCTACCGAAATCATAACATTTATCTTTGTCTTCTCTGGATGGTTTATACTGGATTTGTATCCCTGGTTCAAAGACCTCAAGGCTCATCTTTTTCAACATCTCATATGCCTCTTTTACACCTCCACCACCCCAGCCAAAGCTTCCAAAGGCACCCACAATCCTGTTTTTAGGTCTAAGACCTCCAAGATGATATAAAAACTCTGCTACAGATGGAAACATCACATTGTTTATCGTTGGTGTTCCAATTAGACAGCCTCTTGCCTTCCAGAACTCTTTTATGGCGACACTCATGGCCGTTGCCCTGAGTTTTATTACCTTACAATCAACACCCTCATCCTTTATACCCTGCATTATAGGCACTGTCATCTGTTCTGTGCTATGCCACATGGTATCGTATATTATTGTGACACTGAGATTGCACTTACCGCCGGCAAGTTCAAGGTATGTCTGGATTATTTTTCCAGGGTCTTTTCTCCATATAACACCGTGGTCTGGAGCTATCATATCTATCTCTATTCCAAGTTTTACTATCTCTGCGATCTTGTTTTTTATAAGCTGTCCAAAAGGCATCAGTATATTTGCATAATAATCTATGACAGCATCCTCCAACTCAAACTGGGATGCACAGGCTACAAATTCATCGTCAAACCTTGATGTGGTGGCAATGTGCTGGCCAAAGGCATCCTGTGAAATCAAGAGTTTTGCCTCTTTAACATATGTTACCATAGAGTCAGGCCAGTGGAGCATAGGTGTCTCGAGGAATAAAAGGTTATATCTTCCTATATTTAGCGTCTCTCCATTCTTTACAACCTTAAACTTCCATTGGGATGTATCAAAATATCTATCAAGACCTTTTTTACCTCTTTCTGATATGTATATGGTTGCATTAGGGCATAGAGACATTATAGATTCTATACTGCTTACATGGTCTGGTTCTATGTGATTTATTACCACGTTCACAATCTCTGAAGGGTCGACCACATCTTTTATGTTATCTATGGTTATGTGATTGAAATCATGCTTCACAGTGTCTATTAAGGTAATATCCCTATCTTTTATAAGGTAATTGTTATAGGTCGTTCCATTATGCGTAATATAACCATGAAAATCCCTTATTGCCCAATCTATTGCACCTACCCAATATATTCCTGGTTTTATCTCCACAGCTTTCATAAAACCTCCTATTTTTTTATTAATATTTTTTTATGAGCTTCTCATGGTGAAAGGAAATATAAAAAAATCCTTATAAAAATTCAAGGAAATATTTGACTAATGAAGGCGCTATGAATTATTTATTAACATCTAAAAAATGCCGAAGACGGGACTCGAACCCACACAGGCGTATTGCCTACTAGATCCTGAATCTAGCGCGTCTACCAATTCCGCCACTTCGGCATTATATTTAGACTATAGATATACCACATTTATGTCAAGAGGTGTATATGAAAATTTTCTACTCTGTCAACGATATAGAGAGATTTTCAAGTCCTGTTCTCACCATAGGCAATTATGACGGTGTCCATATAGGCCATCAAAGGATAATCAAGAGGGTAATAGAGGTAGCAGGCTCAATGGGTGGAACGCCTATGCTTATGACCTTTCATCCCCATCCTTTAAGTATATTGAGACCTGAAAGGCATTTAGGGTTATTGATGCCTTTTTATATAAAAAAGAGGTTTATAGAAGGATATGGTATTGAGGTGCTCATTGCCATGGAGTTTACCGATACATTGAGAAATACCCTACCTGAGGTTTTTGTCAACGATATGCTAATGGAAAAAATTGGCATAAAAGCGCTTATAGTGGGGTATGATTTTAAATTCGGCAGAGGTGGTTCAGGCAATACAGAGACCCTCAAGGATATGTGTTCATCAAAAGGGATATATTTCGAGGCCGTAGATGCTGTAACCCTTGATGGTGATAAGGTGGGCAGCAATAGGATCAGAAGGCTGATCCTTGAAGGAAATGTTCATAGGGCATCACAGCTTCTTGGTAGACCATATTTTATTGAAGGAAAGGTTATAGGAGGAGAAAAAAGGGGGAGGGCAATCGGGTATCCTACTATCAATCTTGACACGTCCTTTGATATCATACCTAAACAGGGTGTCTATATAAGCGAGATAGGTTTAGAATCAAACAGGTTTCCTTCAGTTACAAATATAGGTCGTAACCCCACATTTAACGGAAAAAAACTAACCATAGAGAGTTTTATCCTTGATTTTAATGAAGATATCTACGGAAAAGACATTGCATTATATTTCCATGACCACATAAGGGATGAAAAGAGGTTTAACAGCCCTGAGGAACTAAAGGAGCAGATTAGTAAAGATGTAGATAAGGCAAAGGAATTCTTCAATAAAAAGGTAATCATTAGCAAAACACGGTAAAGTGCAAGGTTAGATGCATGTAGATAGTGAATTGTGACCAATGATGATGTAGGTGCGGGTGTATTATAGGGGTTAGTTTTTAGTAGGGTGGCGGATCTTGGCTGAAATTCTTTGTGATTATATTTTTAATCATTATAATAAATGGCTTTAAAATCAACTATTTAAGACCAAAAACATTTGACAAAATCCATAAAGTTTACATATGATTTTTCTATCTATTGAATAAGTGTAAAAATAATATCAGCCCGCATAAAGGAGGCCACACCTTTTATTTATTCATATTACACATGACGGCCAAGCTGTGTAACTTAGATTACGCAACAGGTTGGAGGCTTTTTATAGATTTTATAATCTGAATGTGGCCTGTCTAACTACCCCTGTTTCTACTTCTTTTATTTGAATCCTCAATTCTTTTGGTTTTTTAGATTCACCTGGGAAAAATATAAACCCGTGTCCTATCTCTCCTGATAAAATAGGTTTATTTTTAAGGTTTCTGTTCTGGAGATCCTCCCTTATCCTATCTTTGGATTCTTCATCAGTGAGCCCTTTGGCGCCACCTACGGTCATACCGACAGCAGCACCCATAGCAGCCCCCTTGCCTGCAGCACTTAAAACATTCTGACCGGAGATGATACCTATGGCAGCACCTATGGCACCACCTGCAATACCTGCAAGGACACTACCTTTCGCAGCCTCTGACGCCATAGGCCCGTATTTTGTTTTTGAGTATATTCTTTCATATGCAAGACTTGATTCAAGCACTGGCCAGAGATTATTGTCTGCATCTACAAGAAATGTCTGATTGGAGACTATGATTAATTGATGCTGGCCCTTATTATCAAATATCAACTGGACTGGTATAATACCTGCACCCAATATATCGAAACCAAAGGCATTTTCTGCTTCTTTACTATCTTCAAATACCTTTACTGCCACATCAGCCCCTGAGACATTCGCCATATTTGGGTAAGCTGATGGCAATTTAAAAGGGACCACCTGGGTCTGATAGCTCTGACACGATGTTATAAAAAAAACAAAAACTGTTAAAAGGCAAAATAAAATCGATCTATTTATCTTCATCTTGCTCTCCCTTTCCCTATGAATTTACACATTACAAATCAGTCTAATTAAGTTCGATAACATTGTCAACATCAAAACTTTTTTTGAGGATTTTAGTTTTTTGTTGAATTCGTTTTTTTAATTTCAGATAATTAGGATAATGTGTTATTTTTTAAAAAGTGAGGGATGTATTATGAGATATATTTTAAAAAGGTATATAATTGTATGCACTATCTTTTTTATCATTTTCATATCTGTAGGTTTGCTATATGGTGAAGAAAAGGGAAAAGATTTTAAGGAGGAGTTAGCAGGCATAGAGTTTGTATTTATAAAAGGCGGTTGTTATGGCATGGGTGATACATTTGGAGAGGGTTTTGTTAATGAACAGCCTGTCCATAATGTTTGTGTGAAGGATTTTTATATGGGCAGATATGAGGTAACGCAGGGTCAGTGGAAGGCTATCATGGGTGATAACCCTGCAAAGTTTAAAGTTCAGGACAATTATCCTGTGGAGAGTGTAAGCTGGGATGATGCCCAGGAATTTATAAAAAGGCTGAATAATAAAACTGGAAAGAGGTATCGGCTACCATCAGAGGCTGAATGGGAATATGCATGTAGGGATGGCGGTGAAAAACAGAGGTTTGCCGGTGTTTCTGATTGGTCTCTTTTATATTTATATGGAAATTTTTGCGATAAAAACTGTGAGTTTAGCTGGAAGACCCCTGATCAGGATGATGGCTATAAAAACACTGCGCCTGTAGGCACATATAAACCCAATAAACTTGGGCTCTATGATATGACAGGCAATGTGTGGGAATGGGTTTTAGATGTCTATGATAAAGATGCCTATAAGAGACATGAAAAAGATAACCCTATTAACCTCGTAGGAGGCAACGAGAGGGTTGCTCG is a genomic window of Syntrophorhabdaceae bacterium containing:
- a CDS encoding V-type ATP synthase subunit A, which translates into the protein MTIAYKIPEPVATRISGPIVTAIGMHSAQMYEVVQVGDLGLVGEVVRLIGDQATIQVYEDTTMLKPGAPVKRTGAPLSVWLGPGLVGNIYDGIQRPLPGIQAHSGAWIRRGEKVDPLDSVKKWTFEPMVSVGDDLMPGQAIGKVVETPLVNHLVMIPPDLSGRVKKIVNKGDYSILEPIALIEKAGELHELTMVQRWPVRLPRPIHERLRIIQPLITGQRIIDTFFPIGKGGAAAIPGGFGTGKTITQHQLAKWSDADIIVFIGCGERGNEMTEVLREFPELTDPRSGRPLMERTILIANTSNMPVAAREVSIYTGITIAEYYRDMGLNVAVFADSTSRWAEALRELAARLEEMPAEEGFPASLPTRLAQFYERGGAVTTLAGNQASVSIVGAVSPPGGDFSEPVTQHTRRFIRCFWALDTELANARHYPSIHWLHSYSEYVEDVSPWWQNQSPDWIDLRNEAMTLLQREERLQQIVKLVGPDVLPDSQKLILFVAEMIKDGFLAQSAFDENDMYCTPEKQIMLLRLILNFYKKGRDLIQAGVPLTRIRQLGCVAQIIRAKIAYSNKELGKVLELEKSAMEEMDELGKEFNIGEGQIICRPA
- a CDS encoding V-type ATP synthase subunit B; translated protein: MQTSIEFEDKGLQYIGATRIEGPLVVVERVRDVGYDEIVEIIDSAGRPRFGRVLDISDKQAVVQVLEGTTGLSNRNLRARFLGESFRLPVSRQMLGRVFDGLGRPADGGPPPLSAELRDVNGMPINPYARRYPREFIQTGLSAIDGMNALVRGQKLPIFSGNGLPHDRLSAQIMRQARLLEEEVEFSMVFAAMGVKHDVAEFFIRNFRESGALARAVMFFSLADAPSVERLLTPRVALTLAEHLAFDCGQHVLVLLTDMTNYCESLREVGTARGEIPGRKGYPGYLYSDLASIYERAGRIEGSPGSITQMAILTMPADDISHPVPDLTGYITEGQIVLDRDLFQRGVYPPIAGLPSLSRLMKDGVGKGYTREDHPILASQLFACYAYVKRVRGLADVIGEEELSALDKQYLKFGEAFEMRFLRQGEYENRSIETTLELGWDVLSTLPRDELHRVSDALLDRFYRENKDANICEVSA
- a CDS encoding V-type ATP synthase subunit D; translated protein: MAKLNIAPTKSNLLTLQRQLEFAEEGYDLLEQKRQILIFELMSRLERARETEQRVVELLKKAFTALQNASMDIGSEALEKASMAVKMEHEIEITDQHLMGMRIPRIKAKTELPGVHFGITGTSASADMAMEGFVNVLPVIAELAELSNAVIRLAQELRKTQRRCNALSKIFMPSYKETINYIIGTLEERERESFVIMKMVRDRLEQSMSDND
- a CDS encoding YqaA family protein gives rise to the protein MEQALATKQNIIKRLYDWVLHWADTPYGTPALFLLAFTESSFFPVPPDVLLIALCLSIPTRSFYYALICSIGSVLGGAFGYLIGITFMDTIGMKILAFYGFNEQYTYVQQLYMKYDAWAVGIAGFTPIPYKVFTISAGAFKISFPVFIIASVVSRSLRFFIVAGLIYAFGKPIKGFIDRYFNILCIVFTVLLIGGFIVIRYIF
- a CDS encoding flavodoxin family protein, whose protein sequence is MKIVVFNGSPRINGNTELLLNEALKAIDQKKHNLKVFRLNNMVIKPCQDCGGCDNTGTCIIKDDMDEIYEAIREAHRIILASPIFFSGLSAQSKVMIDRCQALWCEKYLLKREIPQGIYGRRGLVLLVGGMKKDTGIKCGEAQATAFLRSISIPVHEALGFTGIDKKGEILKNPDILKKSYEAAKRLINE
- a CDS encoding rubrerythrin family protein — protein: MAKTEENLKAAFAGESQANRKYLAFAKKAEEEGYKQVAKLFRAAAEAETVHAHNHLRELKGIKSTKENLEEAINGESYEFQSMYPAMIKTAQEEGNKSAERSFHIANEVEKVHANLYKKALENLGKNEEFDYYICKVCGYTAEKDAPEICPVCGAKKVAFYKVD
- a CDS encoding FprA family A-type flavoprotein, encoding MKAVEIKPGIYWVGAIDWAIRDFHGYITHNGTTYNNYLIKDRDITLIDTVKHDFNHITIDNIKDVVDPSEIVNVVINHIEPDHVSSIESIMSLCPNATIYISERGKKGLDRYFDTSQWKFKVVKNGETLNIGRYNLLFLETPMLHWPDSMVTYVKEAKLLISQDAFGQHIATTSRFDDEFVACASQFELEDAVIDYYANILMPFGQLIKNKIAEIVKLGIEIDMIAPDHGVIWRKDPGKIIQTYLELAGGKCNLSVTIIYDTMWHSTEQMTVPIMQGIKDEGVDCKVIKLRATAMSVAIKEFWKARGCLIGTPTINNVMFPSVAEFLYHLGGLRPKNRIVGAFGSFGWGGGGVKEAYEMLKKMSLEVFEPGIQIQYKPSREDKDKCYDFGREFAKKVKEYHGENNR
- a CDS encoding bifunctional riboflavin kinase/FAD synthetase, with amino-acid sequence MKIFYSVNDIERFSSPVLTIGNYDGVHIGHQRIIKRVIEVAGSMGGTPMLMTFHPHPLSILRPERHLGLLMPFYIKKRFIEGYGIEVLIAMEFTDTLRNTLPEVFVNDMLMEKIGIKALIVGYDFKFGRGGSGNTETLKDMCSSKGIYFEAVDAVTLDGDKVGSNRIRRLILEGNVHRASQLLGRPYFIEGKVIGGEKRGRAIGYPTINLDTSFDIIPKQGVYISEIGLESNRFPSVTNIGRNPTFNGKKLTIESFILDFNEDIYGKDIALYFHDHIRDEKRFNSPEELKEQISKDVDKAKEFFNKKVIISKTR
- a CDS encoding formylglycine-generating enzyme family protein, with product MRYILKRYIIVCTIFFIIFISVGLLYGEEKGKDFKEELAGIEFVFIKGGCYGMGDTFGEGFVNEQPVHNVCVKDFYMGRYEVTQGQWKAIMGDNPAKFKVQDNYPVESVSWDDAQEFIKRLNNKTGKRYRLPSEAEWEYACRDGGEKQRFAGVSDWSLLYLYGNFCDKNCEFSWKTPDQDDGYKNTAPVGTYKPNKLGLYDMTGNVWEWVLDVYDKDAYKRHEKDNPINLVGGNERVARGGGWRSEIRRSRCSYRTRDAQNDRNMLIGFRLALD